AGCAGGGCCACAAAGAAATAAGGTAGATAGGATCTTCGTAGCATCAATATAAGATAGAATTAATTGTTTTTTACACTGTCTATCGTTGCACTGGCTTTGTCGGCAAATTCTCTAAAAAGCGGCTTGACCATAGCGATGGCGGATTTAGACTTTTCCGGCAAGGTCTGCAAATAGGAGTAGGTGTAGCTTGCTTTTTTAACCGGTTCTGAAATTACTTTCACCTGGTCAGCAAACCATATGCCATAGCTAAACAATAATAAAAACAAAACACTCAAAGCTGCTCCGCCAATCACTTGATTGAATATATTGATCTTAATCATCTTTAGCAGGTCTTCAAATCGGTTGCCTAAAAACCGCACCAAAAACAAGGTCAACACAAAAGTCAGTGCAAATCCGACCAGGAATACCATTGGACTATTGCTCCCCGATACTTTTTCTAACATTTGCACGATATATGGAGAAAGTTTGAGTGCTGCCAGGAGGCCTATGAAGATGGATACGATGCCAAAGATGGTCTTGACTATGCCTTTGGTATACCCGAGGTAAAAACCATAAACTGCTATGAGGGCTGCAATGATGTCTATT
The window above is part of the Saprospiraceae bacterium genome. Proteins encoded here:
- a CDS encoding CvpA family protein, producing the protein MAIDIIAALIAVYGFYLGYTKGIVKTIFGIVSIFIGLLAALKLSPYIVQMLEKVSGSNSPMVFLVGFALTFVLTLFLVRFLGNRFEDLLKMIKINIFNQVIGGAALSVLFLLLFSYGIWFADQVKVISEPVKKASYTYSYLQTLPEKSKSAIAMVKPLFREFADKASATIDSVKNN